In Carassius gibelio isolate Cgi1373 ecotype wild population from Czech Republic chromosome B4, carGib1.2-hapl.c, whole genome shotgun sequence, one DNA window encodes the following:
- the LOC127956717 gene encoding protein Wnt-16-like isoform X2 has translation MAAGLVHAVTRSCSAGNMTECSCDMSLLGSGSPTEGWHWGGCSDDIAFGTSFSRRFINNSVKNISARSEDALLTMNQHNSEAGRQAVAKTMLTDCRCHGVSGSCAVKTCWRTMAAFERVGAYLKERYENSVQVVDRSKHKVRRKDKDHRHTPISKEELIFFNKSPNYCLEDRRLGVTGTRGRRCNRTSAGPDGCNLLCCGRGYNTHVVRHVERCECKFVWCCYVRCRRCETMNDMHTCK, from the exons ATGGCTGCCGGCCTGGTTCACGCGGTCACCCGCTCTTGCAGTGCTGGAAATATGACAGAGTGTTCGTGTGATATGAGCCTGCTGGGCAGCGGTTCTCCCACGGAGGGATGGCACTGGGGTGGGTGCTCTGATGACATCGCCTTCGGGACTTCGTTCAGCCGTCGCTTCATCAACAATTCGGTAAAGAACATATCAGCCCGTAGTGAGGATGCCCTGCTCACTATGAACCAGCATAACAGCGAGGCTGGGAGACAG GCGGTGGCCAAAACAATGTTGACAGACTGTCGCTGTCATGGCGTGTCGGGTTCGTGTGCGGTAAAAACATGTTGGCGCACAATGGCTGCATTCGAGCGTGTGGGCGCCTACCTGAAGGAGCGTTACGAAAACAGCGTTCAGGTGGTGGACCGTTCTAAACATAAGGTGCGACGTAAGGACAAAGACCATCGCCACACACCTATTAGCAAAGAAGAGTTAATCTTCTTCAACAAATCTCCCAATTACTGTTTGGAGGACCGGCGGTTGGGCGTGACGGGGACCAGGGGCCGCAGGTGTAACAGAACTTCAGCCGGGCCGGACGGCTGTAACTTGCTCTGCTGTGGGCGGGGCTACAACACACACGTGGTACGACACGTAGAGCGCTGCGAGTGTAAATTCGTCTGGTGCTGCTACGTTCGCTGTCGCCGCTGTGAGACAATGAACGACATGCACACCTGCAAGTAG
- the LOC127956717 gene encoding protein Wnt-16-like isoform X1, giving the protein MDKTGCGIQAVYHLFLLWLSVCPLCSQGSWMWLGITSVGVHEKLGCAHLPLSHKQKELCARKPHLLPSIKEGARLGITECQTQFKHERWNCSTRRDPNVFGFELTSGTKETAFIYAVMAAGLVHAVTRSCSAGNMTECSCDMSLLGSGSPTEGWHWGGCSDDIAFGTSFSRRFINNSVKNISARSEDALLTMNQHNSEAGRQAVAKTMLTDCRCHGVSGSCAVKTCWRTMAAFERVGAYLKERYENSVQVVDRSKHKVRRKDKDHRHTPISKEELIFFNKSPNYCLEDRRLGVTGTRGRRCNRTSAGPDGCNLLCCGRGYNTHVVRHVERCECKFVWCCYVRCRRCETMNDMHTCK; this is encoded by the exons ATGGATAAAACCGGTTGTGGGATACAAGCAGTTTACCATTTATTCCTTCTATGGCTCTCAGTTTGCCCTCTGTGCTCTCAGGGAAGTTGGAT GTGGTTGGGCATCACATCTGTAGGAGTGCACGAGAAGTTGGGTTGCGCGCATTTGCCCCTGTCGCACAAGCAGAAGGAGCTGTGCGCGCGCAAACCGCACCTTCTACCGAGCATTAAAGAGGGCGCGCGCCTGGGCATCACCGAGTGCCAAACGCAGTTCAAACACGAGCGCTGGAACTGCTCGACCCGACGGGACCCCAACGTGTTCGGCTTCGAACTCACCAGTG gtaCAAAAGAGACAGCGTTTATCTACGCAGTAATGGCTGCCGGCCTGGTTCACGCGGTCACCCGCTCTTGCAGTGCTGGAAATATGACAGAGTGTTCGTGTGATATGAGCCTGCTGGGCAGCGGTTCTCCCACGGAGGGATGGCACTGGGGTGGGTGCTCTGATGACATCGCCTTCGGGACTTCGTTCAGCCGTCGCTTCATCAACAATTCGGTAAAGAACATATCAGCCCGTAGTGAGGATGCCCTGCTCACTATGAACCAGCATAACAGCGAGGCTGGGAGACAG GCGGTGGCCAAAACAATGTTGACAGACTGTCGCTGTCATGGCGTGTCGGGTTCGTGTGCGGTAAAAACATGTTGGCGCACAATGGCTGCATTCGAGCGTGTGGGCGCCTACCTGAAGGAGCGTTACGAAAACAGCGTTCAGGTGGTGGACCGTTCTAAACATAAGGTGCGACGTAAGGACAAAGACCATCGCCACACACCTATTAGCAAAGAAGAGTTAATCTTCTTCAACAAATCTCCCAATTACTGTTTGGAGGACCGGCGGTTGGGCGTGACGGGGACCAGGGGCCGCAGGTGTAACAGAACTTCAGCCGGGCCGGACGGCTGTAACTTGCTCTGCTGTGGGCGGGGCTACAACACACACGTGGTACGACACGTAGAGCGCTGCGAGTGTAAATTCGTCTGGTGCTGCTACGTTCGCTGTCGCCGCTGTGAGACAATGAACGACATGCACACCTGCAAGTAG